A single region of the Phycisphaerae bacterium RAS1 genome encodes:
- the rpsB gene encoding 30S ribosomal protein S2 has translation MSSELVRELLDAGIHFGHRSSRWNPKMAPYIFDKRNGIHIVDIRETLKGLLRAKKFIGRVVSENGDILFVGTKRQARDIVAKQAERCNMHYVNERWLGGTLTNFRTIRSRLQRLEELEGLMAGPTWEGGFSKKMKSTLTRELEKIRKNLSGVRKMTRLPGALVIVDVRKEQNSVREAQSLGIPTICLIDSDSDPDMASIAIPGNDDAMRAIDVIVRELATAAEEGLRARPPMPERTEEHDPTAGGPPVRRRGGRRDGGDRDRGGRGGDRGGRGGDRGGDRGDRGDRGDRGGGGGGGGDRGVAPPELAPAGAAPAEVGGAPAQA, from the coding sequence TTGTCATCTGAGTTGGTCCGCGAGCTCCTGGATGCGGGCATCCACTTCGGGCATCGTTCCAGCCGCTGGAACCCGAAGATGGCGCCCTACATCTTCGACAAGCGGAATGGCATTCACATTGTCGACATTCGAGAGACGCTTAAAGGTCTGCTGCGCGCCAAGAAGTTCATCGGCCGCGTCGTGAGCGAAAACGGAGACATCCTTTTCGTCGGCACGAAGCGCCAGGCGCGTGACATCGTCGCCAAGCAGGCCGAGCGGTGCAACATGCACTACGTCAATGAGCGTTGGCTCGGCGGAACGCTGACGAACTTCCGCACGATCCGTTCCCGTCTGCAGCGGCTTGAGGAGCTTGAAGGGCTCATGGCCGGGCCGACCTGGGAAGGCGGATTCTCCAAGAAAATGAAATCCACGCTCACGCGCGAACTCGAGAAAATCCGCAAGAACCTCAGCGGCGTGCGCAAGATGACGCGCCTGCCCGGAGCGCTGGTGATCGTCGATGTTCGCAAGGAGCAGAATTCGGTCCGCGAGGCCCAGTCGCTGGGCATTCCGACCATCTGCCTGATCGACTCGGACAGCGACCCGGACATGGCCAGCATCGCCATTCCCGGCAACGACGACGCCATGCGGGCGATCGACGTGATCGTGCGCGAGCTGGCGACGGCGGCCGAAGAGGGCTTGCGCGCCCGCCCGCCGATGCCCGAGCGAACCGAAGAGCACGACCCGACCGCCGGCGGGCCGCCGGTGCGACGGCGCGGCGGGCGGCGTGACGGCGGCGACCGAGATCGCGGCGGACGCGGTGGCGATCGCGGCGGACGCGGCGGCGACCGCGGCGGTGATCGCGGTGATCGCGGTGATCGCGGTGATCGCGGCGGTGGCGGCGGCGGCGGCGGCGACCGTGGAGTTGCTCCGCCGGAACTTGCGCCTGCCGGCGCGGCGCCGGCCGAGGTCGGCGGCGCTCCGGCGCAGGCCTGA
- the metK gene encoding S-adenosylmethionine synthase codes for MDSSKRRYLFTSESVSMGHPDKVSDQISDAVLDAMLEQDKYSRVAVETLCSTGMVVVAGEVTTKAYVEIPDVIRGVIKEIGYTSGDMAFDYESCAVLTSIKKQSPDIAMGVDRDGAGDQGMMFGFACRETPDLMPLPIQLAHRLVEQQVHVRREGIIPGLRPDAKSQVTVEYEGQKPIRVDAVVLSTQHDKSWNDSQEQLKQQVIEHIFKPVLLDWWNNKVTVHVNPTGRFEIGGPHGDTGLTGRKIIVDTYGGRGRHGGGAFSGKDPTKVDRSAAYMARYIAKNIVAAELADICEVQLAYAIGVAEPVSVLVSTEGTAKISEETISKAVRQVFPLTPRGIIEHLDLRRPIYKETARHGHFGRPLPQFSWEKCDKATALRAAAK; via the coding sequence TTGGATTCGAGCAAGCGAAGATACCTGTTTACGTCCGAGTCCGTCAGCATGGGCCACCCCGACAAGGTCTCGGATCAGATTTCCGACGCCGTCCTCGACGCCATGCTCGAGCAGGACAAATACTCGCGCGTCGCGGTCGAGACGCTTTGTTCGACCGGCATGGTGGTTGTGGCGGGCGAAGTCACCACCAAGGCCTACGTCGAGATCCCCGACGTGATTCGGGGGGTCATCAAGGAAATCGGCTATACGTCCGGCGACATGGCGTTCGACTACGAGTCCTGCGCCGTCCTGACCAGCATCAAGAAGCAGTCCCCGGACATCGCCATGGGCGTGGACCGCGACGGCGCCGGCGACCAGGGCATGATGTTCGGCTTCGCGTGCCGCGAGACGCCCGACCTGATGCCGCTGCCGATTCAGCTCGCGCATCGGCTGGTCGAGCAGCAGGTGCATGTGCGGCGCGAGGGGATCATTCCCGGCCTGCGGCCCGACGCCAAGAGCCAGGTGACGGTTGAGTATGAAGGCCAGAAACCGATCCGCGTCGACGCGGTCGTGCTCTCGACGCAGCATGACAAGAGCTGGAACGACAGCCAGGAACAGCTCAAGCAGCAGGTCATTGAGCACATCTTCAAGCCGGTGCTGCTCGACTGGTGGAACAACAAGGTCACGGTGCACGTCAACCCCACCGGCCGCTTCGAAATCGGCGGCCCGCACGGCGACACCGGCCTGACCGGGCGCAAGATCATCGTCGATACCTACGGCGGGCGCGGCCGGCACGGCGGCGGCGCGTTCAGCGGCAAGGACCCCACCAAGGTCGACCGCTCGGCAGCCTACATGGCCCGCTACATCGCCAAAAACATCGTCGCGGCGGAGCTGGCTGACATCTGCGAGGTGCAGCTCGCCTACGCGATCGGCGTCGCCGAGCCGGTGAGTGTGCTCGTAAGCACCGAGGGAACGGCCAAGATCAGTGAAGAGACGATCAGTAAGGCGGTTCGGCAAGTGTTCCCGCTGACGCCGCGCGGCATCATCGAGCATCTCGACCTGCGCCGGCCGATCTACAAAGAGACGGCCCGGCACGGCCACTTCGGCCGGCCGCTGCCGCAGTTTTCGTGGGAGAAGTGCGACAAGGCGACGGCGCTGAGGGCGGCCGCGAAGTAG
- a CDS encoding 6-N-hydroxylaminopurine resistance protein — protein MRIVSLNIGRPNIVIRNGRQYSTSINRKPVAGAIELSEQGLSGDLVSDNNVHGGPDKAVCVYSREHYAQVAAWLSEARGDPVELAVPSFGENFTTTGMLETDVALGDVFRAGQALLQITQPRQPCFKLAAKLGDPRAIAWINERRCCGFYFRVLETGLVAEGDSLERVERPAAHYTIDRLMALRLARGPDPAELRVLAQHELLSASWRKWARQKLAGEEEE, from the coding sequence GTGCGAATTGTCTCGCTGAACATTGGCCGGCCGAACATCGTCATCCGCAACGGGCGGCAATACAGCACCTCGATCAACCGCAAACCCGTCGCCGGTGCGATCGAGCTGTCGGAGCAGGGATTGAGCGGCGACCTGGTATCCGACAACAACGTACATGGCGGACCGGACAAGGCCGTGTGCGTCTATTCGCGGGAGCACTACGCGCAGGTCGCCGCCTGGCTCAGCGAGGCGCGCGGCGACCCAGTTGAGCTCGCCGTTCCGTCGTTCGGCGAGAACTTCACGACGACGGGAATGCTCGAGACTGATGTGGCTCTGGGCGACGTCTTTCGCGCCGGCCAGGCGCTGCTGCAGATCACGCAGCCGCGGCAACCCTGTTTCAAGCTGGCGGCCAAGCTGGGCGACCCGCGCGCGATTGCCTGGATCAACGAGCGCCGCTGCTGCGGCTTTTACTTTCGCGTGCTGGAGACGGGGCTGGTCGCCGAGGGTGATTCGCTGGAGCGCGTCGAGCGCCCCGCGGCGCACTACACCATCGACCGCCTGATGGCGCTACGGCTGGCGCGCGGGCCGGACCCGGCCGAGCTGCGGGTGCTGGCGCAGCACGAACTGCTTTCCGCGTCGTGGCGCAAGTGGGCGCGGCAGAAACTCGCCGGCGAAGAGGAAGAGTGA
- a CDS encoding Sigma 54 modulation protein / S30EA ribosomal protein, with protein MDITVHNHDVHLTPELRTHIDERLAHALDRFDSHIHSLHVKLRDLNGPKGGEDMQCQIAVKLHHPSGDVHIDERGDDAFAVVSRAADRTATAVSRELGKHKRGVGGG; from the coding sequence ATGGATATCACCGTTCATAATCACGACGTACACCTGACGCCCGAGCTGCGCACGCACATCGACGAGCGGCTGGCGCACGCGCTGGACCGCTTCGATTCGCACATCCACAGCCTGCACGTGAAGCTGCGCGACCTGAACGGCCCCAAGGGCGGCGAGGACATGCAGTGCCAGATCGCCGTCAAGCTGCACCACCCCTCGGGCGACGTTCACATTGACGAACGCGGCGATGACGCCTTCGCCGTGGTCAGCCGGGCGGCGGACCGGACGGCGACGGCGGTGTCGCGCGAACTCGGGAAGCACAAGCGCGGTGTGGGCGGGGGATAA
- a CDS encoding ABC-2 family transporter protein, whose amino-acid sequence MMQKIVTVAVREFLETVKTKAFLLGAVIFPMFMAAMIFGTEKLARVGEKESLPTRKLAIVDYSGVIYAPLVKNIEAYNAENPNRPFAVEMVAPDQADRDQLRERVKSGDLYGYWRIPADAWKVPTSRQEPGEPCELGRKDSQLRAGRDLENMLNSAVVAVRFEKEGVDHLRIKMLEMPVAVKKVDVSTARESTGDEVVRLFTPFIFMLLLWMGTMGISNGLLTSLLEEKSSRVIEVLLSAISPMQLMAGKILGLACVGLLLLSIWGVVGYNGARQVKLEYLVTTTNLLYVLLYFVPGFLLSAAILAAVGSACNTLKDAQSMAFPVSIFMIVPMLMWFPISQNPHSALSMALSFIPPITPFIMVLRLCADPAIALWEVAATLGVLWLGVFAAIWVSAKIFRIGILMYGKPPSIKELVRWVRHT is encoded by the coding sequence ATGATGCAGAAGATCGTCACCGTCGCCGTTCGGGAGTTCCTGGAGACGGTCAAGACCAAGGCCTTCCTTCTCGGCGCGGTCATTTTTCCGATGTTCATGGCCGCCATGATCTTCGGCACCGAGAAGCTGGCCCGCGTGGGCGAGAAGGAATCGCTGCCGACGCGGAAACTGGCGATCGTCGACTACAGCGGCGTCATTTACGCGCCGCTGGTCAAGAACATCGAAGCGTACAACGCGGAGAACCCCAACCGCCCCTTCGCCGTCGAGATGGTCGCACCCGACCAGGCCGACCGGGACCAGCTTCGCGAGCGCGTCAAGAGCGGGGACCTGTACGGCTACTGGCGCATCCCGGCCGACGCTTGGAAAGTCCCCACGTCGCGGCAGGAACCCGGCGAGCCGTGCGAGCTGGGCCGCAAGGACAGCCAGCTTCGCGCCGGGCGCGACCTGGAGAACATGCTGAACAGCGCGGTGGTCGCGGTGCGTTTCGAGAAGGAGGGCGTCGACCACCTGCGTATCAAAATGCTCGAAATGCCGGTCGCGGTGAAGAAAGTCGATGTCAGCACGGCGCGCGAGTCGACCGGCGACGAGGTGGTGCGGCTTTTTACGCCGTTCATTTTCATGCTGCTGCTCTGGATGGGCACGATGGGCATCAGCAACGGCCTGCTGACCAGCCTGCTGGAGGAGAAAAGCAGCCGCGTGATCGAAGTCCTGCTGTCGGCGATCAGCCCGATGCAGTTGATGGCCGGCAAGATCCTGGGTCTGGCCTGCGTGGGGCTGCTGCTGCTCTCCATCTGGGGCGTCGTGGGCTACAACGGCGCCCGGCAGGTGAAACTGGAATACCTGGTGACGACCACCAACCTGCTTTACGTGCTGCTCTACTTCGTCCCCGGCTTTCTCCTCTCGGCCGCGATCCTGGCGGCGGTCGGGTCGGCCTGCAACACGCTCAAGGACGCGCAGAGCATGGCGTTCCCGGTGTCGATCTTCATGATCGTGCCGATGCTGATGTGGTTCCCGATCTCGCAGAATCCGCACTCCGCCTTGAGCATGGCGCTCAGCTTCATTCCGCCCATCACGCCGTTCATCATGGTCCTGCGGCTCTGCGCCGATCCGGCGATCGCGCTGTGGGAGGTGGCGGCCACGCTGGGCGTGCTCTGGCTGGGCGTTTTCGCGGCGATCTGGGTCAGCGCCAAGATCTTCCGCATCGGCATCCTGATGTACGGCAAGCCGCCGTCGATCAAGGAGCTGGTGCGCTGGGTGCGGCACACGTAG